In Halobacteria archaeon AArc-dxtr1, the sequence ACGTACTGGTCGGCCCCGACAACGGCGTCTTGCTCCCGGCCGCCAGAGAACTCACAGACAGGAGCGACCTCTCAGTCTACGAGATTGATGACGCCGACGCGGAGAGTTCGACGTTCCACGGCCGCGACGTGTTCGCACCAGCAGCCGCCGCGATTCACGATCAGTGGCGCGAGGGGGACTCTCCGAGTGCACTCGACGGCGTCACAGGGGTCGACAGCTACGTCGACCTCTCGCTTCCGGAGCCGACCGTCGAGGACGGCAAAATCGTCGGAGAGGTACTCGTCGTCGACGAGTTCGGCAACGTGATCACCAACGTTCCTGGTGACGTGATTGCGGGCTGTGAGTCCGTTGTCGTCGACGGAGACCGGGTTCGTGTCGGCGAGACGTTCGCGGACGTTCCGGTTGGGGAGCGCCTCGTCACGGTGGGGAGCCACGGCAACGTCGAAGTAGACGTCAATCAGGGCCGCGGAGACGAGGCGTTCGGACTGACCGCAGGAGACGCAGTGCGAATCGAGATCTAACCCACCTCACCCAGGTCCGACAGCGCGGTCAGATCCGCCACTCCTCTTGCGTGTAGGCCATCTCCCAGAACTGGTGTTCTAACCGTGCAGAGGTCAGAAACGCCTCCCGCATCGCGTCGTGCTCGCCGGGGTAGCGGTCGCCACAGCGATCGACGAACTCGCGCATCCAGTCGACGGCCCCGTAGAACTCCTCACTGGTGTACTTCTCGATAAAGGGGGTGTAGCGGTGGTCGTCGTCGGCCAGTTCGGCCATGTGCTCGGCGATGTCGAGGTAGCCCTGTCCACAGGGGTAGATAGCCGCCGCGATCTCGGCAAGTGAGCCCTCGTGGGCGGTCCTGACGAGGAAGTTGGTGTAGGCGACGCAGGTCGGCGATTTCGTCGTCGACTCCAGATCCGCGACCGAGAGGCCGTAGTCGTCGGCGAACTCGCGGTGGAGGTCCATCTCGTAGTCGAGGACGGTGTGAGCCACCCCAAGCAGGTGGGTCATCGTCTGCTCGTCGCGCGCTTTCGTCCCGGCGATCGCGAAGGTACGCGCGTAGTCGAGCAAGTAGCGGTAATCCTGCCGGACCCACGTGTAGAACGCCTCGGGATCGAGCGTTCCGTCTGCGAGCTCCGTCACAAACGGGTGGCGTTTCTGTGCCGCCCAGATCTCGCTGCCCTCTTCGAGTAGTTCGTCGCTGAATGCCATCGGGTAGGAGACGGCACCCCCACAGCATATAATTTGCTACTATTATCGAGTTATATAGCTGGGGCGAGGAAACGACTCCCGGACGAGAGACGGTCTGGCGAACAGCTGCCGAAAACCGAAAGAGAACGGGTAAGAGCGTTATTCCGCCGCGATGACGTCGTCGATGCGAGCGATCATCGTCGCGGCCTCGGTGGCGCTCTCGATGGCCTCACGTTTGACGTCAGCAGGGTCGACGACGCCGTGTTCGAGTGGGTCACCGATCGTGACCTCCTCGCCGTCGGTGATCAGCCCGGCACGGCCCTCGGACTCGTGGGCGGCACGGAGGTCGACCAGCGAGTCGATCGGGTCGCGGCCGGTGTTGGTCGCGAGCGTTCGCGGGACGATGTCGATCGCGTCGGCAAACGCCGTCACGGCGAGTTGCTTGCGGCCCTCGATACCGGCGGCTTCGGAGCGAACGCGGTCTGCGATGGCGATCTCGGTGGCACCGGCGCCGGGGACGACCTCACCGGAGTCGAGTGCGGTCGCGACGACGTCTAACGCGTCGCCGATCGCGCGCTCGAGTTCGTCGACGACGTGGGCCGTGCCGCCCCGGACGAAGACGGTGACGGCCTCGGCGGCCGCGCCGCCCTCGACGAACGCCAGATCGTCGTCTCCGTAGGTCTTGGTGCGGATGCGGTCGGCCTGGCCGAAGTCATCCTCCTCGAGGTCTTCGAGCGAACCGACGCGACTGGCGCCGGTCGCGGAGACGATGCGGGAGGCGTCGCTGCTGCCGACGCCCTCGAAGGTGAGGATGCCCGCCTCCGCGAGACGAGCGGCGACGCGATCGTCGACGTCCTCGGTCGTGAAGACGACGTCGACGCCGCTATCGGCGATCGTGTCGGCGTAGCCCTGAAGTTCAGACTCCTCGGCGTCGATCGCGGCGTTTAGCTGGTCGATCGAATCGATCGAGTACTCGGCGTCGAACTCACCGGTTCGGACCTCGAGTTCGACGTCGAGGACGGCGACGGTGGCGTCTTCGACGTCGGTGGGCATGTCGTCGTGGGCGGGCTCCTCGTCGATGACGATGCCGGGGACGAGTTCGGTCGCACTCGAGGAGGCGCCGACCTGCGTGTGGACGTCGACGTTCTCGCGCTCGACGCCGTCGTCTCCGTCGACGTGCTCGACGGCGGCGACGACGGTCTCGGCGAGCGCATCGGCGGTGAGTCCGCCGGTGCCCTTGCCGGTCATGCTCGACTCGGCGACCTGCTCTAAGATTTCGGTGTCGACTGTGGCGTCGTCGACGACGTCGTCGATCGCCTCGAGGGCGATCTGGGACGCTTCGTGATAGCCCTCGACGATCGTCGTCGCGTGGACGTCCTGTTCGAGCAAGTCCTCGGCCTCGCCGAGGAGGTTGCCCGCGATCACTGCTGCGGTCGTCGTCCCGTCGCCGACCTCTTCTTCCTGGGAGTCGGCGACTTCGACGATCATCTGGGCGGCGGGGTGCTCGATGTCCATCTCCGCTAAAATCGTGGCGCCGTCGTTCGTGATGACGACGTCACCGGAGGAACCCACGAGCATCTTGTCCATGCCGCGGGGTCCGAGCGTGGTCCGTACGGCCTCGGCGACGGCCTTGCCGGCCATGATGTTAGACGACTGTGCGTCGCGACCCTGCGTTCGCTGACTGTCCTCGCTGAGAATGAACATCTGCTGTCCACCCATGCGTCGCTGTTGTGCCATGATTGAACCCTCACTAACCATGTCGTCAGCACTTCTATATAAGCGTTTTCCTACGACCTCGCTCCCCTCTGGTGATCCGGACGTTCGTCCACGTGGAGATCCCTCCCGAAATGGCCGGTAGCAACATATAGTGTCGACGAGAAAGCCCACCCGGATGCTGGAGCTGGAACACGGGTTTCGCGTCGTCGACGTCTACGCGCAGCTGACCCCAGACGACGTGACAGCTGGTCGCGGGCGGTCGATCACGCCGGATCGGCTCGAACGGGAGATGCGCCAGGCGGGGATTACGCGCTCTGTCGTCTTCCCGCGGGCACGCGGCGAGACGGACTACGTCGCCGCCAACAACGGCGTCGCGCGGTACAGCGTCGATCGCCCGTTCGTCGCTTTCGCGCGTATCAACGGCTCCCAAACCGAGGATTCCTCGCCGACCGGCCGGCTCCGAAACGCGGTGTCCGGACCCAAAGAGTACCACACGTCGGCGAGCGACGTCGAACAGTACGCGTACGACGATCGGTTTCACGGCTTCGTCCTCGATCCGGTCGTCGACGGCTATCCGGACGAAGCCGTCCTCGAAGCGCTCGCCGACGTCTCCCTGCCGGTGTTGGTTCGAGGCGGGCGAGGAGCCCCACCCGAAACGCTTGCAGAGACCCTGCTCGGCCGGTCGTTCCCGGTCATCATCTGTCACTTCGGAGGCTACCCACTCGATAGAGATCGAATGAGTGAGACGATCGACTTGCTCGACGGTCACGACGACTGTTACCTAGAGACCAGTTTCGTCCGGTTTCGCGACCAGCTCGAACGGGCGCTGCTCGAACACCCCGACAGAGTGCTATTCGGCAGTGGGGCCCCCGACTGTCACCCGAACGTCGCCGTCATGGAGATGTTGACGCTCGACGTGCCCGAAGACAAACTCTGGCGAGTGTTCTCGAAAAACGCCTGCCGAGTGATCGAGCCGTTGGCTCCCGAGTCGGGATAGCCACCCGTGGGGGCGACGCCAACCGCGCTCACAGGCGCAGTGAGTGAGATTAGCGCCGATCGTACAGCCGGACAGCACGGTCGTGGCGAGCCGAGACGCCGTTTGGGTTGCGTCTGGTGGTCCGGTCGGCGTAGCGGGCACGTAATCCGTCCGCATACCCCTTCGCGGCGTTGGTCGTCACCGCGAGTCCGTTGCCGAGCCAGCCCGTCGGCGTCGATTCGCCCGTCGCGACGGCCTTTGCGGCGCCGGCAGCGTCCCGGAGCGCACTGCCGACGATCCGAGCGGTGATCGTCGGCCGCGGGCCGTAGTTTTTCGTCAGTCGGTACGACAGCGACCGGTAGCGCGGTCCCCAGCCGGGGTCGAGGTTCGTCTGGCGCCGAACGCGCATTCCGGGATCCGAGACGACGTCGAAGCCGAGGTCGGCGATCCGATGGGCAGCGTCGACCGCCCCACCGGTTTCTACCGACTCGTCGAAGCCATCGAGCGCGTCGAGTACCGTCCGGTCGAACGCGACGTTATCGCCGTCGAACTCCGTGACTGCTCGGCCGCCGACGGTCCGCGAGCGGAGGTTCGTGGCCGCGTCGCCCGAGACCGGTCCGGTGACGACGTCGGCTCCGGCACACATCGCAGCGTCGAGTGCGGCGTACCAGCCGTCGTCGACGACGGTCCGGTCGTCGAGGAAGGCAACCACCGATCCCGTGACCGTCTCGAGTCCGGCGTTTCTGGAGACGTTACGGTTTCGCTCCGAAATCTCGACGAGGACGTCGACGTCGTCGCGGTCGCGGACGGCCCCGGTCGTCCCGTCAGAGGAGGGACCGTTGACGACGATCACTTCCGCCGACGGCGGCGTCGCGGCCGCGAGCGCGTCGAGACAGTCGAGCAATCGCTCTCGGCCGTTGAGTGTCGAAACGACTACCGAGAGCTTCATACGGTCGGATAGAAGGCCCGGGCAATAAAAGGCTGGTAGAGGCGATGAGAGATCATCGACGCCTCCGTCTCATCGCACGCGGGTGTTCCAGTAGGAGACGGAAGCGAGATGATCCGTGATGGGAATCCGCCCGAGCGTCTCGTCGACAGTTCGGATCGGCGAGGCGAGGACGTTCGGAATGGATCGGTAGAGTCCGTAGGGAGCGAGGAAGTCGTCTTCGACCTCGACGAGCGTCAGATCGGTCTTCGCGAGCAGGACGCTCACCTCGCTCTTCGAGTACAGCCGCGACCCCATCGGCAGCGCCCAGTTGTAGACGCTGCGTGCAGAGAAGCGGTTGAACGTGTCGAAGACGATCTGGTCGCGACAGACGCGGCGCATCTCCCGGAGGAAGCCCTCCGGATCGTCAGCGAGGTGGAAAAAGCGCATCGCGATGACCGTATCGAAGTGATCGTCCGGAAACGGCAGTCGTCCGGCGTCGCCACGAAGGAACTCGAGCGTCTCCGAGACGGCTGCATCCTGTGCCTTCTGGCGGCCGTGCTGGAGCATCGCCGCCGAAATATCGAGTCCGACCACGTCTGCGCCGCGCTGGGCGAGCATCACCGTAAACCGCCCGGTACCACAGGCGATTTCGAGTACGTTCTTATCCTCAAGGGGAGAGACCGCGTCCAGAACCGCCTCCTTCTCTCGGCGGTCGATCAGTTGTCCGCCCCGCGAGAACCGCTTGTCGTCGTACTCCTCGGCGACGTCGTCGGCTTGGTACCACTCCTGTCCTTTCACACTGACCGAATCTACAGATCCGAGGGATAAAACGATACTGGAGTCAGTCGAACCGGGCCGATGGGACGGCGGGAGCCCCGCTCGCTTGCCCGAGATCGAGACGCTACCCCGCCGCGTCGATCGCTATCGAGGGCGGGAGCCGGCATTCGTCCACGTCTCGCCCCATCCACATACATATGGTAATAATACACCTATTACAACTTGCATTGTTCGTATCCACATATAGGGAAACTTTACCATCACTGAATTGCAGGAGAGGGTATGAGCACCAGTACGGCCGACGACCACGCCATCGCCGCCGAAGAACCGCTCACCGAGGCCGAATACCGCGACCGACTACGCGACCTGCCACCGAGCGCGAAGCTCGTTGCGAAAGTCCTCGAATCCGAATCACCGCTCTCGCAGGGACAGCTCGCCGAAGAGTCGCTGTTGCCGGACCGCACCGTCCGCTACGCGCTAAATCGTCTAGAGGACGTGGACCTGATCGGCTCCCGGTACAGCTTCCGCGACGCCCGCAAGCAGGTCTACTTCCTGAATCACTGAGCGGTCTGACGGCCGCTACGGTGGACCGACTCGTTTTTTTCCCTCGCCCGCAAGGACTACCACGTGGAAACGGTAGCCGACGAGTTAGTTCGAGCCCGCGAGCTCTCGACGAGCAATCTCGCCGACGCGATCGAGACGATCGGCTTCGAGTGTACCCGCTGTGGCGCGTGCTGTACGGCCGACGGCGACGAGGCGCACACAGCAACGGTGTTCCCGGGAGAGGTACGTACGCTCGCGGACGCCACCGAGCGTGACTGGGAGGAGGTCGCCAGACCGATGCCGTACGGGCTTCGCGAGCGCGACGACGGCAAGACGGTAGGCGAAACCTTCGAGTGGGCTCTCCAGACCGACAGCTGCGGAGACTGTACGTTCTACGCGGAAGCTGCGGACGGCACCGGTAGCTGTCAGGCTCACGAGCACCGGCCGCTGATCTGTCAGACCTATCCGTTCAGCGTAGATCTGAACGAGACGGATTCGTCGGCGGACGGCGGGGCGACGGAGCCACAGGCAGTCGAGACCGTCGATCGACACGGGCCCGTCCGCGCCCACGAGTGTGAGGGACTCGGGCGGGAGATCGACCGCGCCGACGCCGAGAAGCTGGCCCACGCACTGAAAGAACGGACGATTCGTGAGCTTGAGGAGACGATGGGAGTACACGAGTCGTACCGACCGACGCCGGCCAAATCGAGCATCGTCGTCCACGACTCGGAGGGGGCCAAACGCCCCGACGGAACGCGAGTGAGCCCTGATACGGCGCAGTAGTCTCTACGAACTGGGTTCGTGGCAGTTACAGTATCCTGTCGAATTCGGCGTGGCCCCGTCGACACCGACGTCGAGTGTCGCCGAAACCGACCGTGATAAAACGGGGCCGCCGGACGATTAAAACGTCTCTTCTATGATGTCGCCGACGGCGAAGTTCGACTTGACCTCGGTGACCTCGATCTTGACGCGCTCGCCCACCTCGGCGCCCGGAACGATGATAACGTAGCCGCGCTCGACGCGGGCGATCCCATCGCCTTGCTTGCCGATATCCTCGATTTCGACGTATCGCGTCTCCCCGACGTCGACGGGTGGCTGTGGCTCCGATGGCGGAGAGGGCCGATCTGACGACGGCGTGGCCTCGCCGCTTGCGGTCGCCTCTCCGTCTTCGCGAGAGATCAACGCAACCTTGTACACGTCGCCCGGTTCGACATCACCCGTCTCGATTTCCTGTCGGGGAACCTCGATGACGTAGCGGTCGTCCTCACTCGAGATCTCCGTACTGAACAGACACAGGAGTTTTTCAGATATTTCCACAGGTAAACCCTCGTCTTTCTGTCTGAATCGCATCCGTAATAGAACTACCGACCGGATGCCCCCTGTGGACCGGGAAGACGGCCGGCAAACCGGGTCAGATCTACCTCCGAACCGGCGTCGACCTCGTCTACCGAGGCGTACGGCCGGCCGACGACGATATCTCCGGCCGTGCGATCGCCAATCCCGGGGATTGCGGTGAGTTCGTCCATCGACGCCGCGTTGACGTCTAAGGGGTAGGGAACGCCCGTCACCGAGCGGTAGCCGTGGTCGACGACCGCGACGTCGATGACCTCGCCCAGTTCGCGCTCGCCGGGGATACCGACCAGCAGCGGGTAGGTGCCGAGCTGGCGGCCGAACGTCTTCCCGTCCTGGTGGTACTCTAAGTGAACGTCCGGGAGAACAGTCCCCCGGGGGGCGACCCGATCGAGCATGGGATTGTCGATCTCCTCGCGCACCTGCCGTTTGTAGCGCTTGAACAGCGACTTGTGCTCTGTCGCGATCTGGGCGCCAGTGTCTGACATATCGGTGCCGGCAAACGCCATCACCTGGCGGATGTTGACCCGCCGGAGCATGTACCCCTCGTCGTACACTCGCTGCAGGAACTGCATGTTTCGCTCGTAGGTCTCCTCGCGCTCGCCTTTAAGTCCGTGAAGGAGGTTGATTCCGGGCAGGAGCTTGGGGAGTCGGGTCGGGCCACTGGCACCCGAACCGTCGGTGGCAACTCCCGCAGCGGACGCTGCGCCGTCGCCACCGGTCGGGTCGTTCGGCCCGCCCGGTCGCCACCCTGCCTCCTCGTTGACGATCTTGACGGCCTCGAAGCACTCCTCGGCGGAGACGTTCAGATCGTTCGCTTCCTGAACCACCGGATCGGCGGACTCGAGGCCGAAGGCGGCCGTATCTCCCGGCGTGTTGTGCTCGGCGATGATTCGAATCCCCTCCCGACTCTTCTCGGGCCACTTCACGATCGTGATGGGATTCATGTTGTCGAGATGGAGCGTCTCGAGGTCCGGCGCGACCTCGCGGATCCCACCGTAGAGTTGGCGCAAGGCGTCGGGGTTGGGCGCCTCACCGTCGCCGCCGTAGGCGAGGATGTCTGCCTGTCGACCGATCCGGAAGTGTGTGACGCCGTAGTCCGAGAGCGCATCGACCTCGCCGACGACCGACGGCGGCGGCCGGAAGTCGGGGTTGCCGTACAGCGGTTCGGTACAGAACGAACAGCGGTAGGCACAACCCCGAGAGGTCTCGAGTTCGGCGATGAGGTGGTCGGGGTGGTTCGGGTGTTGCTCGACGATGAACGCCCCCTCCCGAGCCCACCGTGACACCTCGTCGACGTCGCGCATTCGGTTGTTGAACCCCTCGAAACCGCTCTCGACCAGATCGTAGACCGCAGCCTCGACGTCGCCTTTGGCGACGAAGTCGAAGTCGAGATCCTGGCGTTCGGTCTCGATGGCACCTTCGTTTGCCTCGCCGACGCCGAACTTGATTGGGCCGCCCATCAGGCTCGTCCCGCCTGCGGTCCAGGCGAGCTTTCGGACTTCGTCAGGTTCTGCCGGCGTGCCGCCGACGTACTTGCCGGGGACGGTCATCCCGCCGAGGTAGATCATGAGGTCGGCCTCGTCGACGTCGCGCCAGCGGTCGGGCTGGTCGCGCAGCCTGTCGATCGTGTGGTAGGTGATCTGCTCGCGAGGGACGCCCGCGTCGACGAGCGCACCCGCGACGTACCGGGGGTACGTCGAGATGTACGGCGGCACCCCGAAGTGAGCGGGCTCGTCGACGTAGCCGTCGACGAGTGTCACCGAGAGCGTCTCGGGGTCTGTCATAGACAGCGATAGCGCCCCGACGCCTAAAACGGTGACTACACGCAGCCCCGTGAACACGAACAGGTCCAGAGCGCGCTTCCGTCAACCGCCACGTTCACGATATCGAACCGTTCGTGCCAGAGAGAGACTGTTCTAACGACAAAAGCACTAAGAAGCGAGCGAACGTAGAGTCAGTATCCGCCAATGAGTCCGATCCACCCCGTCTCGCCCTCCGTCGGAGGTGTCCGCCCGTGACGCTCCGTGACCTCACCGATTCGATCGGTAAGGAGCTTTACCGTCAGGTCGGACGCGTCCAGAGCCGCATCCAGCAACAGCGCGAACTGCCGGTCGACGTCCTCGAGAACGAGACGGGATATCTCGTCGTCTTCGACGCCGCAGGTGCCGAGTTAGCTGACGTCCAGGTGCGGTACGTCGACGGAACGGTCCGGGTCCTGATCGAGCGCGCTCAGCCGGAGTACGACGGGTACGAAATGCGATTCCCCGGACGCTCGAACACTGTCGATGGGTCGGTCGATCTCCCTGCAGACGCCCTCGTCGACCCCGACGACGCCACCGCGACACTCACCGACGGCGGGACCCTCCGCATCGAGATCCCGAAAGAAGACGACGCCAACACCGACGACGCACCAGCGACGGATGCGACAGGCGAGACGGAGACGCGATCGAATCCGGGAGAGCCAGCCGACGCGGAGACGAGCCCACCCGAAGAGCTCACCGTCGACTGAGCCGCACCCGAGATCGCGCGCAGCTGTCGGCTCAAGAAACCGATCGACGAGTATTCTGACCGTCACCGGTCGATAGGCATTCCGGCTTTCACGGCTCTGTTGAAACCCTCACTACCTGACAAGAGAGGCGTGCTGAATATAGAGCATGAAGTCAGCAGTTGAGTAATGTTGATTCCTCACGGTTGCGGATGAACCAGCAAGTCAGTGTTGACTGACTTATTTCCGCAACTCACATACATATGATTGGATTATTTATCATATGGAATCAGATAAGATCCTCTTCGGTATATTGGGTCTACAAATCGCCGTTGTTGCCGCAGCACATGAGATTATTAGCGAGATATCCTTCGCAGCAGAAGGTCCGGTAATAATCTTAATGTGGGGTAGTATTTTAGTCACACTTTCTGGATTTTTGGTAGGACGAACCGGTCGCTAGTATGTAATTGCGATTGGATTGACTTCTCTGTTTGATCGGGGGCATCAGATGCTGAGTTTGCGCTCTCAATTCAGCACGACCGCTGAAACCTATCACTGATTGAGGGTTTCAACAAGGCCGCTTTCACCGATTGACAGCCATTCCGACCTCGATGTCGAACGACTCCGTGCCGTCAAATCGCGTCGGATCGAAGTCGCCGGCGGCCTCCTCTTCTAATATCAACTCCGCGACCCGGTCGCCGATCGCCGGCGCCCGCATGAACCCCTCACCGTCGAAGCCAGTTGCCACGTACAGTCCGTCACGGACCCGCCCGACGAGCGGGTCGCGATCGGGCGTCGTCGTACAGAGGCCGGCCCAGGAGCGCTCGACCGAGAGCGAAGCCTCGGGCAGTCGCGTCTCGAGTTTCGAGACGAGATCGTCGACGAACTCGGCATCGGCCGTCGGATCGTACTCGTCGGGATCGGCTTCGCTGAGAACGGCGCCGTCGCCTGCGAGGATTCCGTCTGCGTGCGGGCGGAGATAGTACCCGGCCGACGCGTCGTAGCACATCGGCTCCGAGAGCGAACCGCTCGCGACGAGCGCCTGGACGCGGTAGGGCTTCATCGCGATCGGGACGTCTGCGCCCCCAAGAAGTGCCTTCGTGTGCGCGCCGGCGGCGACCAGGACGGCGTCGTACTCGCGGTACTCGCCGTCGGGGAGCACGACGCCCGCCGGGTCGGTTCGAATCTCGACCGGCGTATTCGTCTCCAGGGTCGCGCCGGCGCCGGTCGCCGCCGCAGCCAGGCAGGCCGTATAGCGTGCCGGGTCGGCGTATCCCGCGGCGCCGGCGATGCCGGCGACGGCGACGTCGTCGGTTGCCAGTGCGGGAAACCGGTCGGCCAGCCCGTCGGCGTCGAGTTCGAGCGCGACGACGCCATGCTCTTGCATGCGCGCGATCCCGTCGCGGATCGCCTCAGCCCGGGCCGTGTCGCCCTCGCGGGCGAACCAGACGTAGGGGCACTCGACGAACGGGAAGGTGTCGTCGCCGGAAAACGCCCGGAAGCGCTCGATGGCCTCGCCGGCAATCGCGGCGTCGCGCTCGTCGGCGAAGGCGTCGTAACAGAGCCCAGCTGCCCGTCCAGTGGCGCCGCCGGCGACAGTGTCGCGGTCGTAGAGCGTCACGTCGGCGCCAGCGCTCGCGAGATCGTACGCCGCGGTCGCACCCACGGCACCGGCACCCACGACCGCGATCTGTCGGCCTGCGCCGCGGTCGACGAAGGCGTCGGCGCCGACGGCCAGTTCGGCGTCGGGCTCGGAATCGCTCACAGTCGTTCACCTCGTAGCCGGGGGTTTCGGAGGGAGCTCGTTCCCGTTCGCTCGAGGCTTCGGTCGGCAGACGAGATCGACTCGAATCCATCCATACCTCAGCGTGGGTAACGGGGGTCCTTATTCTCACGGGGTCCCGTCGGTCGATTGCACGAACTGAGATGGGCGCAAAGAGCTATCTGGGCTCCCCGAAAGGAGAGCGGTACGATGGCTCCTCGTCGACGACTCTCGCCGACGGCAGCCGGGATTGCCGCCGGGCTCCTGTTTGTGGCCACCGCACTCGTCGTCCACCTGCGTCTCGTGGTCGCCGAGTACGGGACCGGGCTCGCAACCGGTCCACGGACGGCCCTCTGGGTGTTCGGCGGGGCGTTTTTCCTCGTTGCGGTGCCTGCGTCCGTCTCGGTGCGCTACCGCGTCTACTCGCCCGTGATCGTCGCCACCGCCCTCTACGCGTGGCTGCTCGCCGCCTCGTGGTCGGCGATGGTCGAGTCGGCGCAGTCTCCCGGCGCTGGGTTGACGGCGACGCTGTTCGAACTCAGCCTCTGGTACTGGCCGCTCGTAGTGTGGATCCCACTCAGCGCCGGC encodes:
- a CDS encoding SAM-dependent chlorinase/fluorinase, producing the protein MITLASDFGSPYPAAMRGVLCQQTDARLVDVTHDFPRQDVRVAAFWLREILPYFPPAVHLVVVDPGVGTDRAAIAIDAGEHVLVGPDNGVLLPAARELTDRSDLSVYEIDDADAESSTFHGRDVFAPAAAAIHDQWREGDSPSALDGVTGVDSYVDLSLPEPTVEDGKIVGEVLVVDEFGNVITNVPGDVIAGCESVVVDGDRVRVGETFADVPVGERLVTVGSHGNVEVDVNQGRGDEAFGLTAGDAVRIEI
- the tenA gene encoding thiaminase II, which produces MAFSDELLEEGSEIWAAQKRHPFVTELADGTLDPEAFYTWVRQDYRYLLDYARTFAIAGTKARDEQTMTHLLGVAHTVLDYEMDLHREFADDYGLSVADLESTTKSPTCVAYTNFLVRTAHEGSLAEIAAAIYPCGQGYLDIAEHMAELADDDHRYTPFIEKYTSEEFYGAVDWMREFVDRCGDRYPGEHDAMREAFLTSARLEHQFWEMAYTQEEWRI
- the thsA gene encoding thermosome subunit alpha, yielding MFILSEDSQRTQGRDAQSSNIMAGKAVAEAVRTTLGPRGMDKMLVGSSGDVVITNDGATILAEMDIEHPAAQMIVEVADSQEEEVGDGTTTAAVIAGNLLGEAEDLLEQDVHATTIVEGYHEASQIALEAIDDVVDDATVDTEILEQVAESSMTGKGTGGLTADALAETVVAAVEHVDGDDGVERENVDVHTQVGASSSATELVPGIVIDEEPAHDDMPTDVEDATVAVLDVELEVRTGEFDAEYSIDSIDQLNAAIDAEESELQGYADTIADSGVDVVFTTEDVDDRVAARLAEAGILTFEGVGSSDASRIVSATGASRVGSLEDLEEDDFGQADRIRTKTYGDDDLAFVEGGAAAEAVTVFVRGGTAHVVDELERAIGDALDVVATALDSGEVVPGAGATEIAIADRVRSEAAGIEGRKQLAVTAFADAIDIVPRTLATNTGRDPIDSLVDLRAAHESEGRAGLITDGEEVTIGDPLEHGVVDPADVKREAIESATEAATMIARIDDVIAAE
- a CDS encoding amidohydrolase family protein encodes the protein MLELEHGFRVVDVYAQLTPDDVTAGRGRSITPDRLEREMRQAGITRSVVFPRARGETDYVAANNGVARYSVDRPFVAFARINGSQTEDSSPTGRLRNAVSGPKEYHTSASDVEQYAYDDRFHGFVLDPVVDGYPDEAVLEALADVSLPVLVRGGRGAPPETLAETLLGRSFPVIICHFGGYPLDRDRMSETIDLLDGHDDCYLETSFVRFRDQLERALLEHPDRVLFGSGAPDCHPNVAVMEMLTLDVPEDKLWRVFSKNACRVIEPLAPESG
- a CDS encoding glycosyltransferase family 2 protein — protein: MKLSVVVSTLNGRERLLDCLDALAAATPPSAEVIVVNGPSSDGTTGAVRDRDDVDVLVEISERNRNVSRNAGLETVTGSVVAFLDDRTVVDDGWYAALDAAMCAGADVVTGPVSGDAATNLRSRTVGGRAVTEFDGDNVAFDRTVLDALDGFDESVETGGAVDAAHRIADLGFDVVSDPGMRVRRQTNLDPGWGPRYRSLSYRLTKNYGPRPTITARIVGSALRDAAGAAKAVATGESTPTGWLGNGLAVTTNAAKGYADGLRARYADRTTRRNPNGVSARHDRAVRLYDRR
- a CDS encoding class I SAM-dependent methyltransferase, coding for MKGQEWYQADDVAEEYDDKRFSRGGQLIDRREKEAVLDAVSPLEDKNVLEIACGTGRFTVMLAQRGADVVGLDISAAMLQHGRQKAQDAAVSETLEFLRGDAGRLPFPDDHFDTVIAMRFFHLADDPEGFLREMRRVCRDQIVFDTFNRFSARSVYNWALPMGSRLYSKSEVSVLLAKTDLTLVEVEDDFLAPYGLYRSIPNVLASPIRTVDETLGRIPITDHLASVSYWNTRVR
- a CDS encoding ArsR family transcriptional regulator, whose translation is MSTSTADDHAIAAEEPLTEAEYRDRLRDLPPSAKLVAKVLESESPLSQGQLAEESLLPDRTVRYALNRLEDVDLIGSRYSFRDARKQVYFLNH
- a CDS encoding YkgJ family cysteine cluster protein: METVADELVRARELSTSNLADAIETIGFECTRCGACCTADGDEAHTATVFPGEVRTLADATERDWEEVARPMPYGLRERDDGKTVGETFEWALQTDSCGDCTFYAEAADGTGSCQAHEHRPLICQTYPFSVDLNETDSSADGGATEPQAVETVDRHGPVRAHECEGLGREIDRADAEKLAHALKERTIRELEETMGVHESYRPTPAKSSIVVHDSEGAKRPDGTRVSPDTAQ
- a CDS encoding TRAM domain-containing protein, translating into MEISEKLLCLFSTEISSEDDRYVIEVPRQEIETGDVEPGDVYKVALISREDGEATASGEATPSSDRPSPPSEPQPPVDVGETRYVEIEDIGKQGDGIARVERGYVIIVPGAEVGERVKIEVTEVKSNFAVGDIIEETF
- a CDS encoding radical SAM protein → MTDPETLSVTLVDGYVDEPAHFGVPPYISTYPRYVAGALVDAGVPREQITYHTIDRLRDQPDRWRDVDEADLMIYLGGMTVPGKYVGGTPAEPDEVRKLAWTAGGTSLMGGPIKFGVGEANEGAIETERQDLDFDFVAKGDVEAAVYDLVESGFEGFNNRMRDVDEVSRWAREGAFIVEQHPNHPDHLIAELETSRGCAYRCSFCTEPLYGNPDFRPPPSVVGEVDALSDYGVTHFRIGRQADILAYGGDGEAPNPDALRQLYGGIREVAPDLETLHLDNMNPITIVKWPEKSREGIRIIAEHNTPGDTAAFGLESADPVVQEANDLNVSAEECFEAVKIVNEEAGWRPGGPNDPTGGDGAASAAGVATDGSGASGPTRLPKLLPGINLLHGLKGEREETYERNMQFLQRVYDEGYMLRRVNIRQVMAFAGTDMSDTGAQIATEHKSLFKRYKRQVREEIDNPMLDRVAPRGTVLPDVHLEYHQDGKTFGRQLGTYPLLVGIPGERELGEVIDVAVVDHGYRSVTGVPYPLDVNAASMDELTAIPGIGDRTAGDIVVGRPYASVDEVDAGSEVDLTRFAGRLPGPQGASGR
- a CDS encoding Hsp20/alpha crystallin family protein → MTLRDLTDSIGKELYRQVGRVQSRIQQQRELPVDVLENETGYLVVFDAAGAELADVQVRYVDGTVRVLIERAQPEYDGYEMRFPGRSNTVDGSVDLPADALVDPDDATATLTDGGTLRIEIPKEDDANTDDAPATDATGETETRSNPGEPADAETSPPEELTVD